The DNA window AGCTGACCTGCCAGCAATTTACATGAAAACTCAGTATTGCATTTAGTATCAGATACCCCATACAATAACCTTCCTTAAACAAAAAACTTCACCTTACCTTGACACAAACTTGCTCAAATCTGAATCTTCTCCAAATTCCATTGCAATGCTGAGATCAGTAACAACAGCAGCCACATTATCTTTGTTCTAGATTGGAGAAGTAACAACTCCATATTTTAGAAATTTCTCAAGTGAGAAGAAAAGAGTCTATTTGCATATAAAATagacaaaaatacacacaaatgcTTCTAAGTACTATAACCCttaaaagagcatttttttttaactacagcTTGTATGTGTGGACATTTACTTCAACAATATCAGTATTATCCATACAACAAGGCTTTTGGAATAATACCTGAAGCAGTCAGCATAAAGAATATACATGTGTAAAGGAGGACTTATAAGAGGTTCATCTACTTCATCTCACATCACTTCCACTTAAGATTCTTCTCATTTTCCAACACAATCCCTAGCTTCCACATACACCAGAAAGCTCAAATATAAGGTTACATCTGAAAACCATAATAATGCTAccctaagttaaaaaaaaatcttgttagtttccttttattttttattttaaagctacaGTTTTGCCTCAAATTCTTGTCCCTTTTTACAATAACTGTTCatgataataaaaattaaatgttttcaaatgaaaatatctaATAGCTTATAAAAAATGAGAATAGTTGTTAATATAGTACAAATGAAGCCACaatttaattctcttttctACACATTCTTGAACACAGAATAATAGGTTAGATAACATTGAATGAGAAGGCTTAAAATCACGTGGCTTGAAGACCATAGCAAATGCTTCACTTTATACTAGAGACtttgtactttatttttcttataccCAGTCATGACAAGCAAATGGGAATGGCAACACAGAGGAAACTAAACAGACAAGCTGGAGCCAAATGCCAACATACAACAGCAATCCCTAGTAGTGGTTGGACAGAAGTACTGCTAACACTgatatatgcttttatttttacccaGTATTATCCTGTAGGTTATTAACAATGACTTTGGGTATAATATTTGATTTGTAGTTTAGAATAATTGGTAGCAGTGAAATATCTTAGCAAGACAAGTATGTATCTTAGGTTGGAGCAAGGTGACCTACAAGGAATGTGACAAAAAACAGACATATGAGCTCAAGGACAAAAAGGAACTAAGGATGAAGACAGAGATAAGAGCATTGTTACCACTAAATTAGCATTTCTAAGGCCAAAGACTATCTGACATATGGAAGGCCAGAAAGCGAACAACCACCAAGCTAGATAAGACCAATACTATGGTTTGGCAGATTAACAAGAAAAAGGTGAAAGGATGAAGTGAGGAGGACTATTGGCCTTCCTCCCCTCGACCACCAGAGAAGAATCCCCCAGGATCAACAGAGTCTGCGCAAAAAGGAGGGATTGTATGTTAATAAGTCCTCGGAAGTCTCCACCTTTTACTTTACATATGTACATCCCCTTCGTGATTATGTATTTGTACGTGTATTTAAGTCCTGCCAGTGAGTTTTCAGGTATGCATGTtaggagaagcgatcccccgtgcatccggcgctgtgaataaagaatgcctgccttttaacactacttTGCTGTTACGAGGTTTATTGCCAATTTCAGCAACAACACTGCCATCAGTAAAGatggaaaaagcaaaccaagaaACTACAAAGTTTAGTTGATTGTGTaagaaacaacaggaaaaataattttaagtttaGAGCAAAAGATTCAACACGTGCATGGAGTTGTAGAGAAGCTCCTTGTTGTCATAAGCTAACATGCTACCTTCTAAAGAAACTAGTTTTCCGGTAAGCAGGTTATTAACATATGCCAAGATACCATCTTGGGGTcaaataaaaagatttaaaaggaaagctCTTGAGAAGAAAGCAACTCTTATTTGAATGATTGCTTTCTCAAGCTTTCTCAAGACTTGTTTTGGCAGACTTCCAAGCTAATTGTACACATGCTCTCCTAAGGATAGTAAGAGGGGAAAATAGACAAATTACACAATGCTTTTGCATTAACCTGCTTTCTTCATCCACATTTTGCCCTTTGTAAGCATCCACCTATGCACAATGGTGAACAGACAGGAGCATCTTCGCTTGCGCCCAAAGCTGGTGAAACGCTAGTCAGCTTGGGAACGTGAACTATACACTAGCCTGACGCTGTGCCAAAACTAAAGAACCAGCTAAGATACAGAGTATGTCAGGCAGTGAGTGACAAATACTACAGTAATATAAACAACCTCAACCATTCAAAGCTAGTCAGAATGAAATCAGATCTGCCTACCCCTCTTTTGTACAACAGTATCCTGGAATACAGCTTTCAACATGAATGACATTTAATGTTTTAAGATCAAATTGGAGATCATTACAAGAACAATTTGTTACTGTGTATTAACAGGTTTGATTTAAGGTACTGTGGAGCTAACTATGTCGTAACTTTACTCAATTAAAACAGCTAgacttagtatgaaaaaaaaattctctatcTTCTGCTGCATACCAATGTGTTTGTTATCTACTGAGCATTTCCCCAAAACAGCTACTGTCTTTTATTCTCAAGATGGTTGAAACTAGTTGCAACTCTACGCTGCCTTGCCCATGGTGATTCTCAGTACAGGTTATTTTGAATTTAACCATGAATGCCGTATCTTAGAAAATAGGCATCTTCATTTTTACATGCAAAAAGCCAGTGGCATAAAAAAGTTAAAGCTAAATTTCCAGGCCTTAGTCTGGCCTGAAGACACAACTTTCCTGAGGGCTATAGAGGCAGACTCATGCACCCACAGAGGAACTACCAACTTCACCACAGGATTACCCGCACAGCATACAAAGTCTCTGGCAAAACCAAGATAACGTGCCACTACTTTTACACCACAGAAATAGCCAGCTAGAACTAGGCAAAATGTCAGAATTTGACTGTTAACAGTCCTGTCAGGAGACatgctttttcattataaagaaatggaagagaataattttttcatcATATAAATTACAAAACTTTATATCTCAAAAATATACTCCTTAAGCTTCAATTTTAGATTTTTGAACTAATTCTCTCAAAATCTGACTTAAGCAGTTCTAACAAAAGGAAATAGAACTGTACATAATGGTTTTATATTACAACTCTAACCAAACCATTACATTATGATTTTTACAACAGctataaaacattaatatttaaggaaatgcaaaatatttaattacagtCAACTTCATATACAATCACAAAAACTGAGTAAAGGAACAGAAATCAGTCTGTGTTTGAAACAGTGAGTGTACTTCTTGACTTGGGTATGTAACACAAAAAACACTAAACCTGTATATTATGGCACAATTAAAAACTGCTCTTCACTGGTGTCTGTTTAACTAATTCACTAACTAATTCACTATTTTCCACAACATCCAACAATCCACACCACACAAATGTATAAGATACTggcaatttaaattttattaacttACGGCAAACTGATACATTGTCTGCACTGCATATTAAACTAAGTTACAGGTGCcatgtacttttattttttaaattattttataaaaaagaactcaaaattatatatttgtcaactgaagtgtttttttaaaaaatatttacacttgGTATTCTACATATTACTCTAGTGTATCTCAGCAACAGTGCAATAGAAGTGTGAGGCATTACGTGGACGAGCGCTGCCATCTAGTGGTGTAATGGATTTAACCATCACCAATGCCGCTATAAACTAATTTAACATCCAGTTACTCATCCGAGCTCCACTGAGACTAAAAGATGTCATCATTCTGCAGGAGCTTGtgggtgagaaaaaaaattaatccagcCAAGTGGCATGATTGATGCATGTTATTTCCATGATCAACGTTAAATGTACttttataaaagcaaatgaCAATGATATCACTAGGACAAGTTTCAAGTTATACATGGACTTAGGAGGTTACAGAATAACCTCATTCAGTTGAACTCCTGCAGTTTTGCATTTGCAATCCACATGTGACTATCTAAATACTCATTTCCTAAATTcataatatgtattttcttatgTAAAGATGTCCTTCCTAACCCTAGCAAGGCATTTTTAGTACTATCAGGTCCCATCACattcaattttaaaacaatacctCAGCTGAGATGAAGATCAAGTTTTCTTGAGAAGGAAATTTTCTGATGCCAAAAACATTATTACAAATTGGGGTAGCAGCTGCTTTCCACTTATCATTTTGAATCCTGTGTTAAGAATAGATTCTTACGAAAGAGCTTCCTTGCAAAAAATCTGTAGTCATTAGTGTAACTTCTGCACAGTCCCATGATGTAATGGCTAGTCAACTAGCCAAGCAAACAGAAcataggcaaagcaaaaaaaaaaaaagagttaaaaaacccaaccaattGTTCAAATTTAAATTTGTAGTGTTTTAGCTTCAGTTCAGAATTTTCCAGTCTCCAGAAAGATATCTGACTATAGGAGATAACACGATAAAAATTTCATGACTGAATGTTGAGCCTGACCTTCAGAACTATTTTGCTCAGATGCACATGGAATTCAAAAGTTGGGTCCAGCTGGTACAGAGCAAAACCAACCCACTGAGGCTTAGATTAAAGAAACTCAGGCAATCAAAATGACAAAACACCAATTGAAGGTTTCACTTGGAAAAGGAAGTATTGACATTTGtccatttgaaattttttttgtttgcttggttggtttttttctttaagcataCATTGATCCTTACCTGCATTTCAAGAAGCTGGAATTCCAATTGAAAAGACAGGGAGTGGCAATTCCCTGACAGTCTGTGCTTCCGCACTGTTCTGTTTCTAGctgttataaaataaaattaagaaaatactcGATTGTAATTTTATTCAACaattactgtatttcttccatTACTCATATTTGTAGTACCAACTGATACCATCCATCATATAAAGAAAGAAGTCAAGTTaaacatactaaaaaaaatccaaacaactaCTTGTTTTTCACTTTCCCACTATGCAAAGTACTGTATTtactcagaaaatatttgtcacTAAATTCtgttgtatttcaaaataattatttctgctaACACCAAAAGTAGAATTACCACATGCATTTGCAAGTGTAATGAACTGAAACAGTATGCTTAGTATAGCACCAAAGGGCACAAAAATGCTtacttttttccactgttttcttGGAATGACTTGTGAACTGAATACCagtaaatttcattaaaaatgagagATCTGTCTCTAGACTTTCAAGTAGAGCTTTCAGGTTTGATGAAGATTCATGTCCTTCGGATTCTCCCAGAAATTCTCTTTGGAATGATTTTCtagaatgggaaagaaaaactaaataaaatcaaaagggaaaaagaccCAAACATACAGTACAGTAATATCATTAAATAAAAGGCATTTGTAATGTGATCTGATGATTTTCAGACCAAGATCAGTTTCCAATGAGTGAAATTTCAGTTGGATCATACTACTAGGAACACTAAGCTATTCTAACTTACATAAATACTTTATGTTCACTGCCAGGTAGACACAGCCTTTATTATAAATCTTGAGATGCAAATAGCCATTTTGAGGAACGTACAACAAATATGAGCTGTGATGCCTTTACTCATCTAAACTTATTTTATCTACAGAGTATAAATTTACTATAGAATATCAGttaaataatggaaataaaaagccCTAACATGGCACTTCTTGAGCAAATGACTAGGCACACCTGTAAGTGTCCCCAAGCCCcccccttttaattttttttcccttttgctgttttaaagTAAACATACACTGAACTGTTTCACAGTGCataacagaaaacacagcatttccAGTCAACAGCTTTGCAGGGACCACACAGTAACAGACCTGAAATCATGCTCTGATCACTACGactgcctttaaaaaacaaacaaaatcctaaAACCCCACAAACTACCAACAGAAGGCAGTAAAAAAGAGGTTAACTATAAATTTTTTGTAAGCTTTTACCATATATATACCCACATCCAAAACAAGATCAGCACTGTAAAAATAACATATGGGAAGTCCTAACatagaggaaaaagcaaacaagtttGACAAAGAAACACTATTAATCCAAGATGTGAAAAAGCCCTACATTGACATCAATATCTCcttgtcagaaaaaaaggtggtttCTTGTTGGCTATCTTCATACTTCTCAGCCAATAGTGTAATTTCTTCTTCCAGTGACTGGATTTCATCTTCATAAACTTGAAAAATGCTGTTGTCCATTTCTCAGAATCAATGTTGCTAGATAAAACAATAAGTATATTTCTTAGGccaaattcttaaaaaatatcaattttcaaaatatattatctATATCCAAGGAACTAATTTAAGAAATGCAAACATAACATTAGGCAATTGTTTCTCTGATCCCTCCACTTAAAATGAGACAGCTCTATTATATTTCATgacttttgaaaacagaattggTACATACAATTTTTAAACATCCCAGGTAGCTTTGACAAGTATAATAATTATGCTTCCATAAAGACTTCCAGAGTATCAAATGCTCCTGTTTGCTATGGAAGTTTAAACTAACATATAAACCTTGATCCTCAGCAACCAGATTTGACAGGAATTCTGTCACCAgcttgaaaacagaattaagcTTCCAGTAAAACTCTGCTGTTAATACTACAGTACTCCGTCATCAATGTAACTCCTACGTAAGCCCCAGAAAGCGCATGTAGAAAGACACTGGTCTGCAAGTAAACATTGCAAGAGCAGAAAAGTCACTTTTCATAATTCTGAATGTAACAAAGCTTCCTAAGAAATATGGTAACTCTGCTAAAAGCAACATGAACAGGAAAGATTCTACTTCCCGTGAATGCAGGAAGCTACTAGATATCAGCAAGAATGTGacagaaaataagtttctgGCTTTACGTAAGAGAAAAAGgttgaaatttcaaaataacaattttgaaaaaaaactgGGTTTTTTGCATTAGTTCCTCAAAGACTTCATTCACTGAGTCcaaatgtaattattaaaccaattttaaaatcactgcaTAGCCTCCAAAAACATAAGTTAAATCAGGAATCTAACATAGtcaaaggctttttttaagaatgtttttcaCTAATCATTATTTCATCCAGGAGCATATCCAGCTGTTTTACATTTGCTGTAATAGAACAAGCTGTTCTACTGAATCCAGCTTTGACAAATTCACCTAACAATCCACTTGATTAAATGAAGCAGACCTGTTCCTACTAACACAACACACGACCTGTTCCTACTAACACAACACACGACCTGTTCCTACTAACACAACACACGACCTGTTCCTACTAACACAACACACGACCTGTTCCTACTAACACAACACACGACCTGTTCCTACTAACACAACACACAACAATCTGCCTTTCAAGTAAACAGCAAGAAACACAACCATGTTTcacaaataattcaaaataaacacacatcaattttaagaaaaaaaaaaaatctgacattCAGCCTAGACATGACACATTCAAATGACTGTGGAGAACGTTATGCAGCTCAATAGTAATGTACTAATACTTTCaactaggaaaaagaaataaatctagTTTTATGTGTTTCTTAATAACCCCCTACTGTATTTGCAAGATTCACACTAACATGGTTCAATAAAAAGGGATGAGGGGAAATAGAATTTTGTTGGTTTATTTCATAGAAAACAGCATTTGAGTAACTTATATAAGAAAATTACattcaaaacatgttttgcaCTAAAAACTTATTTAGTGAATAAAGaatgtatgtgtaaatagaGAATTGCTAAGATTGTTCCTAGTCGTGATCTCCTCCGAAATTTTAAAGTAATCATATGCAATGTAGAACAAAACACAAGATCAGTGGGGACAAGAAATAAGTTCTCCAACTTTTAATGCATCCTattagtttggggttttttttaactatataCATTGAACAAAGTTTTGGTATAATAAAGACTAcgttgggaaaaagaaaaacattacagTAGCTAGAACTTTACCCTAGGTTGTTAGCTAATTCCTCTTTTAACAGGTGGcttttttgaaaacagtaacAGAACAAACACACTGCCTACAGCTATTTTAACTCAAGTGATTTTACTAGACTGCAGAAGACCCAAAAACTAGTTATACCTTCAAAGAGGATcatatccagaaaaaaaagtaaatatatttaattaaataaaatataagtttAACGACAATCACTTTCCCTTACCCTACGcgtatacacacatatatatctatTTGTGCGTTTAcagtaaatatttcacatttctacATACCTGCCCCGCACGCACCCGTAAGCGTTTGCTTTTATGTTGCCACAGGACGTCCTGGGAAGAACATGCAAGAGCTCGTGAGAAAGGAGCTGGCGGAGTTCTGTGCTTCGCTGCCTCGCTTCTGGCCTTCAGATCCCACAGGGTAGCGGCTGAGACACGGGACGCGCCAGCCGAGCCGGCGCTCTCCCGGCCCACCCCAATGGACGGGTTGCGACTCCCAGGTGCCGGAGACGGTGCCAGAGGCCGCCCCAGAGGCGTGAGCGGCGGCGGTAGGAGCGCCCGAGAGGAGCCGGCAGCCCCCGGAGCCCCGCCGAACTGAGAGGAGCCCCAGCCCAAGCACTGCGAAGAGCAACTCACACCTCCCACCCAGCCACCGCGCGAGCCCCGCACCTTCAAACTGCGCGCGCCTAACCGACCCGCCGCGGATCCCGGCGCTACCACATCTGCTCCCCGAGCAGGGGGCACCGACCGCGCCTCTACTCCCCCTCGGGAAAAAACAGAGACACCTGAAGGGTGGCTATGGAGACCATTACTCCAGATAAACAGCGAAAGCATTATCTTAACagctatttccttttctttttttgctcaTGTCTTGAGGAAATTCCCCCTCTTTCCTAGTTAGCTATGCCCAAACCGTCAGCGGACGTAAGACCCAATCTGTGTGTTCCTATCACAGTTAACCGGTCGGAAACAGGAACCCGAAAGAGACAACAATAACAGGAATCCAACGGCCCCAGGAAGCGGAACCCCCTTTATGCCGAGTGAGGGCTAGGAAGGGATGCGAGAGGGAAGATAAATTGCGTGACGCTGGGAGGCTCGCACATGGAGGCGGCGAAGAGTGGTAGCTGAGCGGTAGTGTCCGTTCAGGGGTGTGGGTCTTGGCGGGGTTCTCGGCCTCTCCCGGGAGGCGGGAGTAAGGGCTAAAGGTGGAACCCCTTCCCCCGCCTGCCTTAGACAAGCCTTAGAACGGTTATATTGCTGAGAGTTGTTTGCATTTGCAGTCCTGCACCCGCTCATGAGCTctaaggttttttaaaaaaaaacaaaccaacgCTTAAACCCTGGTTAATTATAGCGGGGCAGTgtttgctgagctgcaggagagTACAGGATAGAGCGTGCAACTTAGTGCAAAGCAAGGGAGTGCTTTTCTCAAAAGGTTTTTTGTAGAGGGCTTCTTATGGAACGATTTGTTCCATAATTTGGTGTTCTGATTGCGTTATTACTTGCAATGTAAATGTCAGTGAGCTATTGTTATCTTCTTACAGAAAAAGTGTGCGTTACAGGTGTGACAGCTTGACCTCTCAACATGGAGAAGAAACAAGTCTCAAAACGCCTGTATGTTGGAGGGCTTGGCCACACAGTTTCTAAGGCTGAACTGCAAGAAAGATTTGGCAAGTTTGGGCATATTTTGGATACAGAAATTATTACCAGAAAAGATGATCAGGGTAACAATTTTGCAtcatcctttaaaaatgaattgtttTTTAGTTTGTAATGTGTGATGGAATTTTTGTTTCGGTGAcactttattttcaggaaatagcttaattttcagttttaaaggaaacacTGGAATTATATATAAATTAACTGCATGTTTATCATTGAGCAGGCAACCCTATGAAAACTTTTGCATATATCAGTGTCAGCATTTCTGATGCAGATCTTAAAAAGTGtaagtacatttttaatttttttaagtaacttGCGTTTTGAGCCAAGCTGCCTTACTGATAACACATCTAATGTTAAATCAGGACACGGTCAAGGTTTCATTCTGTTGTCATATTTGGTCTATTTTCTTTAAGCTGcaattttttaatggaaatagtTTTACTAGAGTTTTCAGTAAGTAGATGTAAGCAAATTAAAAAGATTCCTTGTGACTGAAATAGGTGATTTATGAGTTTGTTGTCACCCTTTTATGAAAAGGTATAGGAAATGCGCTTCAAATGCTTTGATCAGGTCCATAAAATACTGGAAGTGACTTGATGTGAGAGGAAACCCAGAAGGAGAGTTTGCATAAAGCATGTTTCTGTTAAAGCAATTTTACAAATCCCAAACTAGTTTGATTACAAAACTACTGTCAGGGTTATAAAACCACCTGTGTAATATGTAGCAGCAAAATGGCAGGTGAAGGTACTCACACCCGAAGAGAGGGATTAGTAATATGCGCTTTTATCTAGAGAATACTGCTGTTAAGAATAGGAAAGCTGTTTGAAAGCAACTAAAAGCTAACTCACCCCTTTACTTGAATTCCTTAAACTCTGTGTACAAcactttccctttgttttttagTACTCCTTAACTTTGTTTTCGAAGTACAGAAGTTAAGTTACAGAAGAGTATATCTGACAGCAGTATAGAAACTTCAGGGTACATGTACCTGAATTTTCAGGTTTGTATTTGAACTGAACCATACAGACTCTCTTGAAGTCAGAACTCTAATTTTGGATGTAGATTTTCTTGCCTTTAAGATTAGGGTATTAGACCTTTCATATACAAACTTGACTCACGTGAGTAATGGGGTGTAAGATCATGCTAAAGAAACTTCAGGCTATCATAGAAGGAGGCATAGATAAGtctaaactgtatttttttaatgtagaaaatattaatttcccaTCTCTTTGTTTTACAGGCATGTCAgttctaaataaaacaaaatggaaagggGGGACACTGCAAATTGAGTTGGCCAAAGAAAGCTTTTTGCACAGGTAAAAATCAgttcaaaaaaatgtatgttGCTGCTAGAGTTATCCTTTTTCTGCTTACCTGATAATATTACGCTTGTACTTTCATCCACTATGCTCTTATTCTTTCTAGTTCTTATTGACATTAGTGGACTGTTAATGTGTATTAGATAGTACATGTGTTGCATCATTATTGCTTTAATGGTTACTGTTCTGTGGGAGAGGGTCACTGCCAGCTATCATGTAGCCTGTGGGCAGACCTTTTTTCACATACAATGTACTTTTTGCTACAGGCTCGCTatggagaggaaggaagcaaagctgcagaaagaaaagccacagaGAAATGGCAAAGTATGTCTGTTAGAATCACTGAAAAAGGCTGGAGTTGTAGACTTTCACATGAAAGCAGTACCAGGTACAGAGGTGCCAGACCATAAGGTATGATGGGGTAGGTGtgtaaagaattaaaacaaaacaaaatccagaatCAGGCACGACCTTATTACCTGTAAATTGATATCAAATCCCTATGCTTTATGTAAAGAAACTTTTATCAAGTGTGTTGGACCAACTTATGAAAAGTAGTCTAAAGACATACCTTGTGTGTAGATGTGTAGAATGCTCCTGTCGTTCTAAGTAATGGGTGGAAATAATCTTGATCATACTGTCTTCTCTTGTGTTAAATTAGTAAATGCTTTGTTACTTGTTTATGTTGGGAATGTCACCTGTTAAAAGCATGTAAAGAGAATGTGTACCTTATCTTTATACAGTATATACATTTTTGACAGCTGGGTTGTCTGGAACTAATCTCTGTGCTTCAGCAGGGTCTATGCATGCTTACAAAAGTAAGACTTGGAATAGTATCACTGAACATGCAAACTTAagcaacaaaaattatttgctaatCACCGAATGTTTTTGGAGGGCGATAgagggatttttaattttttagtgggaaaggggaaaatagtAGCTATCCTGTCTGTACAGTTACCACTAGTAATTCGTAAACCAGAAGCCTTATGTTAAAAACAGTACTTGTAAAGTAAAGAAATTCAGTTCTGTATTGTCAGTCTTTACTTGCAGGTTGTAGAGATTTGGgatgttggttggttttggtgtgtttcttttttgagaaGGAAACTGGCAAAGTTGCACAATAAGAACATATCTCACTTGAGAAAAGAATTAGTCACAGATGATTCTTTATTGGTGTTTCTGTTATCAAAGAATATACATCTTGCTTTATTCCAGAGTTACTTccattgcttttttgtttaacactggttatttttcttttcttttagaaatggGTTGTTGGTAAATTTGGTAGAGTCTTGCCTATCCTGCACCTTAGGagtcaacaaaaaaataaaatatccttttcCTATTGGTTGGGCACAGGCACaattcccttctttcttctgtcaTATGGGAAACCATCTTAGTGTTGACTACTATGTCATACTTAATGTATTGAATTCCCTAGGTAAATCTTGCAGTAAGTTGTTGtgatttgaataattttttagaCTACAAGTCAGTTGCTTGAAGGCTTATGGCCATAACATTAAGGACTCCGTTGTACTTTCATGCAGCATTTGGCCTGTTCATAAAGATTGGCAGTCCGCTTGCTGAAAGAATCAAGTTGCTTTAATTCCTTAACTTGGGCTAACATTGTGAAATATGACCCATCAAAATATTGCCATAACCTTAGAAAGCTGGAGCCAGACTTGACACATGCAGTTCCTATATCCCAGCTTACTTGGGGCTTGGAAGAGAGAGAT is part of the Phalacrocorax carbo chromosome 6, bPhaCar2.1, whole genome shotgun sequence genome and encodes:
- the CENPP gene encoding centromere protein P isoform X1; amino-acid sequence: MDNSIFQVYEDEIQSLEEEITLLAEKYEDSQQETTFFSDKEILMSIKSFQREFLGESEGHESSSNLKALLESLETDLSFLMKFTGIQFTSHSKKTVEKTRNRTVRKHRLSGNCHSLSFQLEFQLLEMQNKDNVAAVVTDLSIAMEFGEDSDLSKFVSSTEEHGNLLMFFRSFSSYAQWRKHRRCTFLHFKSKYPDVVTLPEGLLGDYIILRNLKLPGFELLIVWKIHIDEEGRTLPVLDLLTKVPEQVLEQKMATIENAPTRFRSMLLLFGIETAIENLIKVVALEN
- the CENPP gene encoding centromere protein P isoform X5, with product MDNSIFQVYEDEIQSLEEEITLLAEKYEDSQQETTFFSDKEILMSIKSFQREFLGESEGHESSSNLKALLESLETDLSFLMKFTGIQFTSHSKKTVEKTRNRTVRKHRLSGNCHSLSFQLEFQLLEMQNKDNVAAVVTDLSIAMEFGEDSDLSKFVSRSFSSYAQWRKHRRCTFLHFKNRSWTEHNISSQSIKHLLCQSSTIKKKKSDNLQMLIFPPVFPFVLTSSINNMDLI
- the CENPP gene encoding centromere protein P isoform X3 gives rise to the protein MDNSIFQVYEDEIQSLEEEITLLAEKYEDSQQETTFFSDKEILMSIKSFQREFLGESEGHESSSNLKALLESLETDLSFLMKFTGIQFTSHSKKTVEKTRNRTVRKHRLSGNCHSLSFQLEFQLLEMQNKDNVAAVVTDLSIAMEFGEDSDLSKFVSSTEEHGNLLMFFRSFSSYAQWRKHRRCTFLHFKNRSWTEHNISSQSIKHLLCQSSTIKKKKSDNLQMLIFPPVFPFVLTSSINNMDLI
- the CENPP gene encoding centromere protein P isoform X4 translates to MDNSIFQVYEDEIQSLEEEITLLAEKYEDSQQETTFFSDKEILMSIKSFQREFLGESEGHESSSNLKALLESLETDLSFLMKFTGIQFTSHSKKTVEKTRNRTVRKHRLSGNCHSLSFQLEFQLLEMQNKDNVAAVVTDLSIAMEFGEDSDLSKFVSSTEEHGNLLMFFRSFSSYAQWRKHRRCTFLHFKRQHDFRYSQNFSSWRERALADKSLEHLKGKNTWSFKTGWDAELNFIFSNLLFL
- the CENPP gene encoding centromere protein P isoform X2, whose amino-acid sequence is MDNSIFQVYEDEIQSLEEEITLLAEKYEDSQQETTFFSDKEILMSIKSFQREFLGESEGHESSSNLKALLESLETDLSFLMKFTGIQFTSHSKKTVEKTRNRTVRKHRLSGNCHSLSFQLEFQLLEMQNKDNVAAVVTDLSIAMEFGEDSDLSKFVSRSFSSYAQWRKHRRCTFLHFKSKYPDVVTLPEGLLGDYIILRNLKLPGFELLIVWKIHIDEEGRTLPVLDLLTKVPEQVLEQKMATIENAPTRFRSMLLLFGIETAIENLIKVVALEN